Within Pseudomonas paeninsulae, the genomic segment CATACAGCGAGTGGAAAAACAAATACCAGCAGGAGGCCAGCGCCGAACAGCAGGCTGCATTCAGAAAGGCCAGCGATAAAGGCAACAATGCATGAGCGCCCTGCACGATTTCCGCGCCCACCTGCATGGCGACGAGTTCGCCTTTGCCGAGACCCTGGCATTTATCGCTGAGCACTATGATTACCAGCCGAGCGCCTTCCGCAATGGCGCGATGGAAAACCCAGCCGGACAGAATGAAGGCTCCTGCAAGACCCTCGGCATGGCCCTGCTCGAAGGCTTCAGCCTGGAAGATGCCCTGCGCTGCTTCGGCGAACACTACCGCAGCGTGCTCGCCACCCCGGATGGCAACGACCACGGCAACATCCGCGCACTGATGACTACCGGCCTCGCCGGCGTGCGCTTCGACCAGCCGCCACTCAAGCGCAAGGCCTGAGCAGAGCCCCCCCGCAGCACAACGACTCGTTGTAAGCGGCGCGCCCCGCGGCCATGCGGGGGATCGCCGGGCCGCCACAAAAACCAAAAGCATCGCGCCGGGGCGACCCGCCTACAGCTAGTGCAGCGCCCGCGTCGGGCTATGGGCGACCGCGACGCTTACTGACCGTCGAGGAAACGTTCCACATCCAGGGCCGCCATGCAGCCGGCGCCGGCCGAGGTAATCGCCTGGCGGTAGACATGGTCGGCGACGTCGCCGGCGGCGAATACGCCCGGCACGCTGGTGGCGGTGGCATTGCCGTCGCGACCGCCGCTGACCACCAGATATCCATCCTTCAGCGCCAACTGGCTATCGAACAGCGAGGTGTTGGGCGTGTGGCCGATGGCGACGAACAAACCATCGACCTTCAACTCCGTGCTGCTGCCGTCGTTGTTCTTCAGGCGCACGCCGGTGACGCCCATGTTGTCGCCCAGCACTTCGTCGACCTCGGCGTTGAGCTTGAGCACGATCTTGCCCTCGGCGATCCGCGCCTGCAGTTTGTCCTGCAGGATCTTCTCGGCGCGGAAGGTTTCGCGACGATGCACCAGGGTTACCTTGCTGGCGATATTGGCCAGGTACAGCGCCTCCTCCACCGCGGTATTGCCGCCGCCGACCACCGCGACGTCACGGTTGCGATAGAAGAAACCATCGCAAGTGGCGCACGCCGAAACGCCCTTGCCCATGAACGTTTCCTCGCTCGGCAGGCCGAGGTAGCGGGCGCTGGCGCCGGTGGCGATGATCAGTGCATCGCAACTGTAGGTGGCACTGTCGCCGACCAGGGTGAACGGTTTGCCAGCCAGGTCC encodes:
- the trxB gene encoding thioredoxin-disulfide reductase is translated as MSATRHARVIILGSGPAGYSAAVYAARANLKPLLITGMQAGGQLTTTTEVDNWPGDVHGLTGPALMQRMQEHAERFETEIVFDHINAVDLAGKPFTLVGDSATYSCDALIIATGASARYLGLPSEETFMGKGVSACATCDGFFYRNRDVAVVGGGNTAVEEALYLANIASKVTLVHRRETFRAEKILQDKLQARIAEGKIVLKLNAEVDEVLGDNMGVTGVRLKNNDGSSTELKVDGLFVAIGHTPNTSLFDSQLALKDGYLVVSGGRDGNATATSVPGVFAAGDVADHVYRQAITSAGAGCMAALDVERFLDGQ
- a CDS encoding HopJ type III effector protein, with product MSALHDFRAHLHGDEFAFAETLAFIAEHYDYQPSAFRNGAMENPAGQNEGSCKTLGMALLEGFSLEDALRCFGEHYRSVLATPDGNDHGNIRALMTTGLAGVRFDQPPLKRKA